One genomic segment of Impatiens glandulifera chromosome 6, dImpGla2.1, whole genome shotgun sequence includes these proteins:
- the LOC124942746 gene encoding uncharacterized protein LOC124942746: MEPSSVITPEDVMECLMNDGTIDAMRLKIINQLKANEELKNTTIKMAEQSKVLNTPGAEKQTKRELFDALRQELESSVLEKASKAVWELILDSNGLGREINDTVEKVFCKLSGRDPPLFPSDSDTDTLATLAKKGKEIIKNSEEETNDKDVTAAAAAKKRKHDEVMMNTGGAKEY; the protein is encoded by the exons ATGGAACCCTCTTCTGTCATTACTCCTGAAGATGTCATGGAGTGTCTCATGAACGACGGCACCATTGATGCCATGAGGCTTAAGATCATCAACCAGCTCAAGGCTAAT GAAGAATTAAAGAATACAACCATTAAAATGGCTGAACAGAGCAAAGTCCTTAACACTCCTGGGGCTGAGAAGCAGACTAAGAGAGAGCTGTTTGACGCACTTCGACAAGAACTCGA GAGTTCTGTGCTAGAGAAAGCCTCTAAAGCAGTATGGGAATTGATCTTAGACAGCAATGGGCTTGGTAGAGAAATAAATGATACAGTTGAAAAAGTATTCTGCAAATTGAGTGGCCGAGACCCTCCATTGTTTCCGTCGGACTCAGACACGGACACGCTGGCAACCCTAGCCAAAAAGGGGAAAGAGATAATAAAGAATAGTGAAGAAGAGACTAATGACAAAGACGtaacagcagcagcagcagcaaagAAGAGGAAACACGACGAGGTGATGATGAACACTGGAGGAGCAAAAGaatattga